The window NNNNNNNNNNNNNNNNNNNNNNNNNNNNNNNNNNNNNNNNNNNNNNNNNNNNNNNNNNNNNNNNNNNNNNNNNNNNNNNNNNNNNNNNNNNNNNNNNNNNNNNNNNNNNNNNNNNNNNNNNNNNNNNNNNNNNNNNNNNNNNNNNNNNNNNNNNNNNNNNNNNNNNNNNNNNNNNNNNNNNNNNNNNNNNNNNNNNNNNNNNNNNNNNNNNNNNNNNNNNNNNNNNNNNNNNNNNNNNNNNNNNNNNNNNNNNNNNNNNNNNNNNNNNNNNNNNNNNNNNNNNNNNNNNNNNNNNNNNNNNNNNNNNNNNNNNNNNNNNNNNNNNNNNNNNNNNNNNNNNNNNNNNNNNNNNNNNNNNNNNNNNNNNNNNNNNNNNNNNNNNNNNNNNNNNNNNNNNNNNNNNNNNNNNNNNNNNNNNNNNNNNNNNNNNNNNNNNNNNNNNNNNNNNNNNNNNNNNNNNNNNNNNNNNNNNNNNNNNNNNNNNNNNNNNNNNNNNNNNNNNNNNNNNNNNNNNNNNNNNNNNNNNNNNNNNNNNNNNNNNNNNNNNNNNNNNNNNNNNNNNNNNNNNNNNNNNNNNNNNNNNNNNNNNNNNNNNNNNNNNNNNNNNNNNNNNNNNNNNNNNNNNNNNNNNNNNNNNAAATGAAATTTTAAAGGTATAATTTCTCTATTACACATTTGCAATCcgacaaaatgtaatttaaagtcAATTTGATGGGTtgattatttaacttttttttataatatggAAGTAAAAGCACTTTACACTCACATCATATCACATATTATTAGATTAACAGCTTGTTCAGTCTATTTTTGCACTTTGCATTAGTCATATGGTTGTTAAATGTtataaaagggggaaaaaaatcattcctATAAAttatgtgtcaaactcaaggcccgggggccagatctggccctcaaattaaattctatctggccctccagatccatccatccatccattttcttgaccgcttcatccctttcggggtcgcggggtgccggagcctatcccggccactgatgggcgaaggcggggtacaccctggacaggtcgccagtccgtcgcagggcctcaagcacacacccatccactctcagactccactctcacattcacacctaggggcaattcagagtcaccaatgaacctatgaatcATGTtcttggacggtgggaggaagccggagtccccggtgaaaacccacgcatgcacggggagaacatgcaaactccacacagaaaggtcccagccgggattcgaaccggggccttctcgctgtgaggcgagagcgctaaccactgcgccaccgtgcagcccgccctccagatcattttattttatttttattaatgacctgacgttatcttgtgcttatttctaacttgtataattttgacaaaatatatttttaggtagagtaaaatattaaaagttatttaaggtttaaattgatttattctagaataatattcctgtctttttattattcataattatgttaaaagttatagcttttaaaagttggcattctgctttttggactattttggtatttactaagattttttagactattttggagtttatctaatatttcagctacatgctagctgttttagctaatttaggattttttcagtttttttattttttaggatattttgaaatgtagctatttttttcacctaTTTAGTTTCAGCTGGGCTGTTTagttcttttaggctaatttagcatttagctaatattttagctgctatcaatttcagcatcttcagtggccaaattcagtttacagcattcacactagcattatcacgggtaatgctatatatctagttcataattattgttaaaaaaaaaacagtttaaagttttcaaaacttagttttagagtgtttaataaatgtcctGATCAATCCTAAGGTGTGTTATAAATCATCCCTCAGGGTTGTgatattttgattttgtcaATGTTCATAACATAATTTTCAAATCAATTTGATAAATTATTAATtcggttttaattttttattctaacagcacttttttgtgaatattgaaatagttttatttttttattttttactaattttcctaagataaacaacattttcatctaaataattttagaaaaatctaaatttgatgAATATATACTACagtagcaaaataaaaaaaactgtttaaaaacttttagctTTTAGTGATACATTTTAATGACTTGTAACTGTCACGTTTCTGTTATAGATattaaagttttcctttttattttaaaagtcgtaTATTTTTCCTTTACCCTACAGGCTTGTGGTATTATTGTTGAGCTGATCCAGGCCAAAAAGATGGCAGGAAGAGCCGTTTTACTCGCCGGACCGCCTGGAACAGGAAAGGTGAAGCAAGCGTGAAGATCTctgatgtttgtgtttccttCAGACTCTAACTGTGGCGCCGTTTGTCCGCCGTCTGTAGACCGCCCTGGCCTTGGCCATCGCTCAGGAGTTAGGGAACAAGATTCCGTTTTGCCCCATGGTCGGCAGCGAGGTCTACTCGTCTGAGATTAAAAAAACGGAAGTTCTGATGGAGAATTTCAGGAGGGCGATTGGTGAGTGGAATCAATCAGGAATCAATACAAGCAGGTCAAATGTTTTTGGAGttatgatgatgaaaatgtcttttcaCATGTTGGTAACATGAACGTTTAGAAGTTCAAAGACCTCCTCCTaatgctgggcgatatgacgatacatgtCGTGTGTGTGACAGAAAAGTGTCTGTGCTGCCATTTCTCTtccatcattttatttgattatttttattgcaaatgttttcctactaagaaacttgaaactgttgtgcaaaaatgtttctcattcaTGATCATTCAGTtacttggaaaaataaattcagagaaaagtaagttatatttttgttaattctttttcagggaataactgaaaatatactttatttatttatatcattatcgtgatacaaaataatttatatcgtgatacacaATTTTtaccatatcgcccagcactccCCACTCCAATGAtgatgattttaacatgttcctaaaatagtttttttttcatgatggaggacaaatataaagaaaattaagattaaaacttaatttataagtattttattttcaaatttgttgtgaatcaggagcagatgtaaaaatgtagtttgaaaaactCTGTAGCAGAGATGTTGATGCTGCGGTGGACCATAagttctctgctccattctgatcatccacctaCAGACCAgtagatccgtgaacgtctttgttttcctcgtttgagctggaatctgatcTAAACTGAACGACTGGATAGATCGGATATTCATGGCGTtttgataatgttaggttgggattgtCAGGTTGTAAGCTGACAGGAAAGAGCgtaaaacaaagagatgatgggaaaggagtgcaggcttacttccCACCAAAAGTCCCTCCCACGAAACGATTCCATTATAAAACAATGACCAATGAATCCCATatctgtattttaatttattgtatttactACAAGACTCTGGACCAATATTACTTATTTTCTCCACtaatgtgcatttttaagtaaagataAGATCAATAAactcatttaatatttattgaaagcATAAAACCtcgacatgaaaaatattttgtttgataatcaaaaatctttcacagcatcaaagcataaaatcaattaaaagttgtttatgGATCATAAAGGATGTATTTaatgggtcattaataacaataaaataaaatgatctggagggccggatagaatcacctggagggccagatctggcccccgggccttgactttgacatgtgagtTAGAACATTTCGTTAACACAATAACAACTAAAGTTGTGGTGCAGAAAAAGCGTTTTTCTCTTTCTAACTGTAAATGGAAGGCGGATGACTGACAGTTGGCTTTCGGGGGGAGGGGGTGTTATGAGAGGGAGGGGTCTCTGAGTCCTGATCTCCAGAGGAAACAGGATTAGGTCGAGGTGGTCTCGCCTCGTCGGCCTCTGGAACAGGATCTACAGGAAGAAGGGAGTTTGAGCTGCAGTTTGTCGTCACCTCCTCAGTAACCGCCGCTGAGGATCAGGCAGCTGTGAGCCGATCCAGCTCCAGCGGCTGAGTGATCATGTGACACGGCGGCTCGTTCCTTCTAATTAAACACGCTGTCTGACGGTCTGAAAGATGTGGCAGCTCAGCTGAGACGGGAACATAGAGCCCTTCGAGGCGAGTCCGCGGCGTGCGCGCCTGACTTTCATGCCTCCCACACGCAGGCCTGCGCATCAAAGAGACCAAGGAGGTGTATGAAGGGGAGGTGACGGAGCTGACCCCCTGTGAGACCGAGAACCCCATGGGAGGCTACGGGAAGACCATCAGCCACGTCATCATCGGCCTGAAGACCGCCAAAGGCACCAAGCAGCTCAAGGTCAGCCTGGAGGATTCACCTTCAGCAGCTCATCCATGTGCACAGAAACACGAGTGATGGTTCCAGTGATGCTGAAGCTAACCCAGAACTCTGTCCTCTCAGCTGGATCCCAGCATCTACGAGAGTCTGCAGAAGGAGCGCGTGGAAGTGGGAGACGTCATCTACATCGAAGCCAACAGTGGAGCGGTGAAGGTGGGGGCTCAGAAACTCCCTCCAAATGAGGATTTCAttcacatctttaaaaagttcggttttgtttttaatgcaaaaatgctCATTAAAAGTAGTTCTGAGTGTAAACAGACCTTCAGTTTGTGTGGCGCCGCTACAGTCAGTCAGTGAGCAAATACTTTGAGTGTTTATGTAGGTTTCaaaatactttatatatgttttgaaaattaaaaaaaaaaaattttttttttttgattcaggTTGCTGACCTCATTTAATTGTATTCtagttttaatgccagaaacaaatgaagaaaagaagctgcagaattcattaaagctttaataaattatcatcttaattgtcttaattttttagTTAGCATtgagcttaaacacttcaagattaaagctaatgatggttaagacgtgtgttttacatccagttctCTCACGGCCcaattaatcgactaattggaaaaagaATCAGTGATTGGTTAATTATTATAAGAATCAGCGCTTGGTCGACTGACAGGAaagataaatagaaaataatcttttattattattataatcgTCAGTTGCGGCCCTCGCTCGGTGAGGTTCGTGTCTGTGAGGCCCTGACTCTGATTTCAGAggcagatttacaaacatatgaacccaaTATATTTAGATAGTACTGATTACAAATGGCAGGTTCACATGAAGCCAACGAAGAATGTAAAATGTAGCAGTtctccaaaaacacaaagatgaatGCTGCAGACAGAATTCACACTATGGTCTCACCTTTACCTGTAAATGAATCCACAGAAATCTCAGCGACTTTAGTGTAAAAGTCTCCTCATCTTTTAGTTGTAGAAGTCTCTCAGTCTTGAAGATGTGCTGGTCTGACATCAGTCATCTAATATTTAGTCTTTCCTGCCTCTAGAAAGGTCCaactttgagacatttttatgatatttactATATTTGCAGTCAATCAGAGCAAATCTCAAAATACTTGATTAGCAACAACCGAAGAACAACCGTGAGCTCACGAGCGCCCTCTGGATTGAGGCAGAGCTACTGCCGTGTAGCAGCTTCAGGTCTAAACGCCACATAAACAGACATCAAACACATAACCTGGGAAATAGAAATGCAGTGTTGTACACTAACGTTTAGATAAAGTATTTTCATCACACGCTGAGTGAGCTGAAGACAttcattcagtccagtttgtgtttttgtcgtttttttaattcaaaccaCTCAAAACCTGATTGGAATAATTCTATGAACTGAAActagatgtttgttttaaagttgatgTTTGGTGATAAATGTTTGCAGCGTCGCGGTGAGGCCGAGGCTTTTCCACGCCCTCTGACCTCTGCAGTCCTCGTTGGTGTTCTTTCATCTCTTCTCCAGCCTCCATGAAAGCTCTGCGTATCTCTCCATCTCCCATCATGCCTCTGTCCAGCTGCTGTTGACAGGCTGCCATGACGGCTCTTTTAATCACTGCAGGTGGGCCCGGAGTCGGCTGCAGTCCGGGACAGAGGAGGGGGGCGGGTGACACATTTGTTACTGTTGACAGCCGCACCGTGACTGGCCCTCCTGGACTCTTTCATCCCTCGCCTGAGCTGGCAGCCGGATCAGCCGCACACCTGAATCCTGCTGTGTGGGCTCTGACTGTTGGGGTGTTTACAGCTTCTTGTTTGCCGCTTCTCTGCAGAGACAAGGCCGCTGTGACACCTTTGCCACGGAGTTTGACCTGGAGGCCGAGGAGTACGTTCCCCTTCCTAAAGGGGACGTGCACAAAAAGAAGGAGATCGTCCAGGACGTCACGCTGCACGACTTGGATGTCGCCAACGCTCGACCACAGGTGCATGATGGGGCCGCCACGATTAGTCCACTCATCGACGGCGAATCGACTATTATAATAGTTGGTGACTAATCTAATAGTAGATTAGTTATaaagagtcagagtgtagtaaagttgaaagttataacattctaactttttggactattttggcattaaggtttttaggctaatttggagttaagctaatatttcagctacatgctagctgttttggctaatttgagctttttcagtttttaggctgatttgaatatttcagctgcatgctagctattttagctgattttggcttttttgaggctaatttggagtttagctaatatttacgcTGCAtactagttttttggactaatttaggatttttttttcagctttttagactaattttgagcttagctaatatttccgctgcatgctagctatttggacTAATTAAtgctcttttgtgttttagcaaaattttgGGTTTATCTaaaattttgctaattttggcttttttgagttttttaggcaaattttaatatttcagctgcatgctagctattttggctaatttaagctttttctcaggtttttaggctaatttggcatttagctaatattttactttgctatcagcttcagcacttttagctatcaatttcagcatcttcagctatcatcacaaGGGTCTTCAATAGCTAAATTCATTTtgttgcattcacactagcattatcacaggtaatgctatatatgtagtttttagttagcgtaaagctaatgatggttaagatgtttgcttcATGCCTTTTGACCCAAGTCTTCCTTcaaaaagagatctaatctcattgggatttcctggtaaaataaaggttaaatacattttttaaaatccagtttaCGCATAAtcggattagtcgactatcaatATAATCGTTTTGGTATATAATAGTATAATCGTATAATCACAAGTACATAACTGTTCCAAACTAACTGCAGAGTGTTTCCTACCAGGGCGGTCAGGATATTCTCTCCATGATGGGACAACTGATGAAGCCCAAAAAGACAGAGATCACAGGTAGATCAAAGCTTCTTCTTCACCTGGAATCTGGGCGGAGCTTTGACCAGCTGTTCTCATCCTCTACAGACAAGCTCCGTGCTGAAATCAACAAGGTGGTGAACCGTTACATCGACCAGGGCGTGGCGGAGCTGGTCCCGGGCGTGCTGTTTGTGGACGAGGTCCACATGCTCGACATCGAGTGCTTCACGTACCTGCACCGCGCGCTGGAGAGCAGCATCGCCCCCATCGTGGTGTTCGCCTCCAACAGGGGGAAGTGTCTGATCCGGTGAGGGTCCAAGGGGAGGAGGGAGCAtcttgttaaccctttaacacccgatgCGTCACCGGTGATGattgaacacaaaatctttaatgtgCTGCAACTTtacaaccgttaacacgatcattccaatagattctgaaagagaaaagccgcttttctctttcagaatctaTTGGAATGATCGTgtaaaaattgataaattacagtaaatcatatAGAGctgatagtcgactaatcaccaaatattttttcaaattagtcgactaatcggtcaaacacaaactggatgtaaaacacacatgtaaaccatcattagctttaaactaactaaaaaaaagacaatgaagattatatttgaactattttgtacaaaagataaagttttggtttcaCCGACTCAAATATAacttgaaaagttgcattacttactataatgctagtgggaatactttttgctaaaagtagaCTTCGCGTTAatttctgaagggatttgcggaaaatgcaaaactatttgctaaatgttaaatttgctaaaagagtggaaattttgttaaagagctATGAAAGAGCGCGGAAATTGGTGAAAAATTTGAAGTAAACTTTCTTAAAATctcctaataaatgccaaattttgcaaaaatatttagtgtttggCTTAAATATTAGGGTTAACTAAAGGGTTAAccctaaaaaaacctcataagataacaaattatgcaaaaacattagcatgttgctaaagtattagctaaactccaggaTATCCTAAAATTCTGTaccaaactaaattagccagaaatgttagcatgttgctaaaatagaaaagctaaactacaagttagcctaaaaaccattGGTAGATAgcaaattttccaaaaacattagcatgttgctaaaatagaagctaaactcaagggttggcctaaaaaacctcattagataacaaattagccaaaaacgttagcatgttgcttaagtattagctaaactccaagatttCCTAAAATTCTgtactaaactaaattagccaaaaatgtttgcattttgctaaaatagaaatgCTAAACTACaggttagcctaaaaaaccttggTAGATAGCAAGTTTgcccaaaacattagcatgttgctaaaatagaagataaactcaaggttttaaaaaaaacccagttgataaaaaaaaaaatagctaaaaacattagccttttgctaaaatattagttaaactgcaaaatatccttaaattccttagttaactaaattagtcaaaaaagttagcatgttgctaaaatagaagctaaactaaagggttggcctaaaaaaaactcattcgataacaaattagccaaaaacattagcatgttgctaaagtattagctaaactccaaatttcttaaagttctgtaataaaccaaattagccaaaaacgttagcatgttactacaatattagctgaactccaaactttttaaaaactactatagagatgaaaacatatcccatgaatatatttaaagacttgttgctgatctacttaaaatgttgacatttgaagactttttcattcatttctcttATGGGGTTTATTAtgctcagtatttcaaaaaactacaaagtttatgaatacccaAAACaccagcagtaatgtcctgaatgttttgataccaagattgctgaaatctctgaaagtttgattgagtttttacatgctgaaaaaaatacaaaaaggagGATCACTGAAGTGTTTGATCAGCATCACTAAACATTTActcaaaaagttcattttagttAATCTTTAGTTCAtctttactgcactctgactccatacaatataaagtaacgagtaATAAAACCAAACCGTAAAGCATGAAGGGTTGAACAGCTTCACGTTCTGTCGTTGTCCTCCAGGGGAACTGAAGACATCAGCTCTCCACATGGGATTCCTCTGGACCTCCTGGACAGAGTCATGATCATCCGCACCATGCTGTA is drawn from Oryzias melastigma strain HK-1 linkage group LG5, ASM292280v2, whole genome shotgun sequence and contains these coding sequences:
- the ruvbl1 gene encoding ruvB-like 1 (The sequence of the model RefSeq protein was modified relative to this genomic sequence to represent the inferred CDS: added 141 bases not found in genome assembly) is translated as MKIEEVKSTTKTQRIAPHSHVKGLGLDEAGNAKQAACGLVGQETAREACGIIVELIQAKKMAGRAVLLAGPPGTGKTALALAIAQELGNKIPFCPMVGSEVYSSEIKKTEVLMENFRRAIGLRIKETKEVYEGEVTELTPCETENPMGGYGKTISHVIIGLKTAKGTKQLKLDPSIYESLQKERVEVGDVIYIEANSGAVKRQGRCDTFATEFDLEAEEYVPLPKGDVHKKKEIVQDVTLHDLDVANARPQGGQDILSMMGQLMKPKKTEITDKLRAEINKVVNRYIDQGVAELVPGVLFVDEVHMLDIECFTYLHRALESSIAPIVVFASNRGKCLIRGTEDISSPHGIPLDLLDRVMIIRTMLYTPQEMKQIIKIRAQTEGISISEDALTHLAEIGTKTTLRYAVQLLTPGSLLGRVQGKETVEREQVEEINELFYDAKSSAKILQDQHHKFMK